The Chryseobacterium indicum genome includes a window with the following:
- a CDS encoding DUF423 domain-containing protein, producing the protein MKTITLIFGAVYGMLSVILGAFGAHALKKILSVERLESFETGVRYQMYAAFFLLIAGYILKFETKTENWISWLMIFGTMIFSFSIYGLSMQDYFGMNLKFLGPITPLGGLLMILSWTLLIFYFVKMKA; encoded by the coding sequence ATGAAAACAATAACATTAATTTTCGGTGCTGTTTACGGGATGCTTTCCGTTATTCTGGGAGCTTTCGGAGCACACGCTTTAAAGAAAATATTATCTGTGGAAAGACTGGAAAGTTTTGAAACAGGCGTGAGATATCAAATGTATGCTGCATTTTTTCTATTAATTGCAGGTTACATTTTAAAATTTGAAACCAAAACCGAAAACTGGATTTCTTGGTTGATGATTTTCGGAACAATGATTTTTTCTTTCAGTATTTACGGATTGAGTATGCAGGATTATTTCGGGATGAATCTGAAATTTCTCGGACCGATCACTCCGCTTGGAGGATTATTGATGATCCTGAGCTGGACTTTACTGATTTTTTATTTCGTGAAGATGAAAGCCTAA